In Armatimonadota bacterium, the genomic stretch TGGGCGGCGACGGCACCATGCTGGCGACGGCACGGCTGGCCGCGCCCGGCGGCGTCCCTATCCTCGGCTGCAACCTCGGCGGCTTCGGGTTCCTGACGGAGGTGGCGGAGTCGGAGCTGATGGCGGCGCTGCCGCGGGTGCTGGAGGGGCAGTGCGAGGTGCGCGACCGGATGATGGTCGAGGGCGAAGTGATGCGCGCAGGACGGCCCGCGTGCCGCTTCCTGGGCCTCAATGACGTGGTGGTCACCAAGGGCGCACTATCGCGCGTGCTGCGGCTGGAGATCGAGGTCGCCGGGGAGCAGCTCGGCGTGTTCTCGGCGGACGGCGTGGGGGTGGCGACCCCCGCCGGTTCGACCGCGTACTCGCTGTCGGCGGGGGGGCCGGTGGTAAGCCCGGAGGTGGAGGCGCTGCTGGTGACGCCAATCTGCGCCCACACGCTGTCGGCGCGGCCGATGGTGGTGCCCTTGCACGCCGAGGTCTCGGTCAGCGCCAACCCGCTGCAGCCAGGGCAGGACGTGACGGTTACAACTGACGGCCAGCAGGGCTTCGCCCTGGCGGCGGGGGATATCGTGCGCGTGCGCAAGGCGCCAGTGGCGGCCCACATGGTGCACGTGGCGGGGCCGAGCTTCTTCGTCAAGGTGCGCACCAAGCTGGGCTGGGCGGGCAGGAGTTGAGGGGAACCGTGCAGTGCATTCGCGGCCGAGCGCGGGTTGACGCCCGCACCAAGCACCTCGCGTTGCGCCTGCGGCCAGGCGAAATCGCGATCATCGCTCACCGCGATCTGGATGGTTCGTGCGCCGCCGATCTCATCGCCCGCGGCGTGGCGGCGGTCGTCAACGCCGAGCCCAGCATCACCGGCCGCTACCCCAACCTCGGCCCCCGCGCTCTGCTTAACGCCGGGGTGCCGGTGCTTGACAGCGCCGGCCCCGAGGCGCTGCAGCTCATCCACGAGGGCGACGCGCTGGAGATCGTGGGGGGCGACGTGTATCGCAAGGGCGTGCGCGTGTGCTCGGGCCGCACGCTCACCCTCGAGGCGGTGGCGGAGCGCATGGAGGCGGCCAAGTCCAACGTTGATCGTGAGCTCCGCAGCTTCGTCGAGAACACGCTCAGCTACCTCGGCGCGGAGCACGGGCTGCTGGCCGAAGCGACGCAGATGCCGGCGCTCGACACCCCCCTGTCGGGGCGCCACGTGCTGGTGGTGGTGCGCGGCCAGGGGGCGCGCGAGGACCTGCGCATCATCCGCTCCTACATCCGCGACATGAAGCCGGTGCTGATGGGGGTTGACGGCGGCGCCGACGTCTTGCTTGAATCGGGGTATGTGCCGGACCTCATCATCGGCGACATGGACAGCGTGTCCGATCGCGGGCTGCGCTGCGGGGCCGAGCTGGTGCTGCACGCCTACCCCGACGGCCGCGCCCCGGCGCTCGAACGCCTGCGGGCGCGCGGAGTCGCGCCCAAGCTCTTCCCCTGCCTCGGCACCAGCGAGGACGTCGCCATGCTGCTCGCTTACGAGAAGGGCGCCGAGCTGATCATCGCCGTCGGCGCCCACTTCAGCCTGGTGGATTTCCTCGACAAGGCGCGCGGGGGCATGGCCAGCACCTTCCTCACCCGCCTCAAGGTGGGGTCGGTGCTGGTAGATGCCAAGGGCGTGAGCCGCCTCTACCGCGGCGCCCCTTCGCCGGGCTACCTGCTGGCGATCATGGGGGTAGCGGTTGCCACCATCGGCACGATCCTGTGGATCGCGCCCGAGGTGCGCGCATACCTGGAGGCGCTGTGGGCGAAGGCGGTGTTGGCGCTGCGGTCGTAAGCGGTGGGAGAGTGCATGGCGGACGACGGTGTGATAGACGGCATTCTGGAGGAGTTGCGGCAGGCGCTGCTGCCGGTCGGGGAGACGGAACTGGAAGCTCTGGCCGACGCGGTCGCCACCGCCGCCGAGGTCTTCGTGACCGGCCAGGGGCGTTCGGGGCTCATGGGCGCCGCGTTCGCCACGCGCCTGGCCCAACTGGGCAAGCGCGTCCACGTGGTCGGCTCGCCGACCACCACGGCCGCCGGCCGGGGCGCCGTGCTCATCGCTTGCTCAGGCTCCGGGCGCACCCGCAGCACCGTCGCCCACGCCCAGCATGCACGCGCCCTCGGCGCCCAAGTGTGGGCCGTCACCGGGGATTCCTCTTCTCCGCTCGCCGCCGCCGCGGACCGCGTCATCGCCATCCCCGCGGCGCCCTCGATTCAGCCGGGCAGATCGGTCTTCGAGCAGGCGCTGTTGATGTTGTTCGATACGGTGGTGCTGCGGCTGATGGTCAAGCTGGGGCAGACCGCGGAGCGCATGGACGCCCGCCACGCCAACCTGGAATGACCGCGGCGCCTCGCCGCGGCGCTTGTGCCGCACTGCGATGACCCCATATCCCACTCTCCCGGGCGCTCCTCACATGTGAAATCTCATGCCGAATGTGGAAAATCTAGGCTAGAGCCCCGAAGTGTCGGGGCGCGGAACCTTCGCAACCCACGGTGATTCCCGAAACGGCAAACTTGGGGAAACCCAGGGGCGCAAAGCCATGGGCCTACGGCGATGATGATCGCCACGGCTGCCAGGCTGCCGAAGACCGTGCGTCGGCGTGCACGGAGCAGACCGCAAGCGTCTCCCGGCAGCCCTGCCGCGGAGGCCGAAGCCACCCGCTGTCTGCGACGAGCGACGCCGACAGCGGGTTTTGCGTTTTGCGGGACGCAGGGGCTCAGACGCAGGGACACCCCGAGCGGTCGGGGTGCCACATGGGGCGGCGCCCCGCATCGGAGGGCACGATGACTGACCACAGAAGCGCAGCAGTCAGGCGCCGGCGCGCAGCCGGGTTCACCCTCATCGAAGTGCTGGTGGCGGCGATGGTCCTGGGCATCGGCCTGGTGGGGGTCTCGTCCATGGTGTACTACGGGGTGCTTTCCCACCAGAAATCGGCCAACTACACCATCGCCGGCCAGAGGGCGATGCAGGAGATGGAGCGCATCCGCGACGCCGGCTACCTGGGGGCGGTGGTGGATTACGCCCACTTCCCCTATCCCAACTACCAGATCGTTGACGCGAACACGGCGCGCTTCACCGTGCCCGAGCTCACCGGCAGCCAGGGCACCATCACCATCAACGAGGACAACGAAGCGCAGGCCGTCAACCCCAGCACCGGTGCGCCCTACCTGAACATGAAGCGGGTCAGCGTGACCGTAGCCTGGGGCGGGTCGCAGCGGTTGCGCGGGTCCTACAACCTGGCGACCCTGATCTCGAACCGGCCGTGAGGAGCAAGCTGATGAAGTGGATGATCAAGCACGACCAGCGCAGACTCAGCCGCCGGAGCGGCTTCACTTTGCCGGAATTGCTGGTGGCGATGTTGGTCATGGGGATCCTGGCGTGGACGGTGTCCCTCATCTACTTCTCGGTGCTGGGGGTCTATAACAAGAACCTGTGGCGCCTGCGCCCCTACGACGAGGCGACCAAGGCGGTCGAGCGCGTCGCCAAGGAAATCAGAGAGGCGATGGTGATTGACACCTACGGCTCGCAGGCGCTGATCGTCATCATGCCGCAGAAGGACGCCAGCCGCGACAACGTGTTGGTGGACTCCGGCAGCGGCCTGGCGCTGTCGCAGGGGGACTGGGTGGCGTTCTACCTGTCGGACCAGACGGGCGCCCTCGACGCCAGCGGCCACTACCTGTGGAAGGCGGTCAAAGCGCAGGGCACGACCACCTGGGTGCCGCGGGTGATGATCGCCGACAGCATTCATCCCGAGCTCAACCCGACCGATCCCGCCACCGGGCTGCCGCGGCCCATGTTCAAGTATTGGCCGGACGAGGTGCGCCTGTACGGGGTGGAGATGTGGATCACCTCCGTGTCGGAGGTAAGGGGCGAACTCAAGCCGCAGACCGCCCACACCGAGTGCTACCTGCGGAACCTGTGAGGGGATGCGGTGGTGACCGCGCAACTACTCCTCTCCCTCTGAGGGAGAGGGGTGGAGCGACGAAGGAGACGACGATGATGACATTACGGCGCCGTGCGCGCAGCGACGAGGGGTTTGCCCTGGTGTCGGCGATGATCTTCCTGGTGGTGCTGCTGATTGTGGGGGCGAGCCTGGTGCAGACCAGCTCGCAGGAGCTGCAGACCGCCAGCCGGGTGCGCAAGGAGTCGCGCGCCCTCAACCTGGCGGAGGCGGGCATTGATTACGCTGCGTGGAAGCTGTACAACGCGCCCACCACCGCGCTGCCGACGACGTGGACGCGCAGCGACCTGCCGACGGGCACATTCACCGTCGCCGCCACCCAGTACGTGGGCGCGACGGGGCCGGTGCCCAACACGGTGGTGCTGCAATCCACCGGCGTATCACAGGGGTGGAACTCCCAGCTCAAGGTGGTGGGGCGCTTCCTGCAGAACCCGGGCACCAATAACCCGATCTTCGATAACGCGCTGTTCTCCGACGCCGAGCTGCGCGTCGGCGGCACGGCGGACGTCAAGGGCAGCGTCCACGCGAATGCGAACATCAAGTTCAACGGTTCGCCAAAGGTGGACGGCGACGTGTCGGCGGTGGGATCCATCAGCGAGGGGGGCACGGTCACCGGAACTCGCACGCCGAACGCGCCGCAGATGCCGATGCCCACCATTGATCTCGCGTACTACCGCAGCATCGCCACCACCGTCATCAACGGCAATTACAACTTCAACGGCAGCGCGACCCTCGATGGCGTAACATACATTGACGGCAACTGCTCCATCAACGCCACCTTCAGCGGCACGGGCGTGATCGTGTGCAGCGGCGAGGTCACGGTCAACGGTTCCGCCAGGCTCGAGAGCTTAGAGACGGACGAGTTGGCGATCGTCGCCGCCGGCAGCGTGCGCATCAACGGCAACTGCCGCATCGAGGGCTACGTCTATACCCACAACCTGGACATCCCCGCCGGCTTCACCGGCAACGGCACCGCTGACATCCTGGGTGGCGTCGCCGCCGACGTCATCAATGTCAACGGCACCTTGCTCCTCGAGTACCGCGAGCCGACCTTGCCCTTGCCCGGCGATTCCTCCGCACCCCCCCAGTTTGCCTCCATTTCCTGGCGCCGGGTGCGGTGACATAAGGGCGATCCCAGCAGGAGGTGGGGCCCGGATAATCTGCGGGAGGGCGCCGGCCCTCCCGCAGGGCTTTGTCTGGTGGAAGCGCTGGCGGTCGGTTGAATCGTCGGCGGCGCGCCTCAGCAGTTGGTCGCGGGCGGAGTCGTCCCCTGCCGGCGCTGCGGGCGCCCATGCGGAATCGGCTAGGCTGCGCGGCCGAAGTCCGCGTACCCGCAGTCCAGCAGGCAGCGCTTCATCACGGCCACCATCGCCGGGACGCACACCTCGTCGCGCCGGTGGCTGTTGGCGATGTAGTCGAGACCTGGCGCCCGTTGCCCCTGACGGCTGGCGAAATCCGCGGTAAGCACGCCCTGCTCGACGAGCGCCTGCATGTCATCGGCGGAAAGGACGCCGCCCAGGTTCGCCAGCAGATCTTGGGCCATCGCCACGGCGGCGACGTGCTCCAGGCGCGTCCAGATGTTGACCTTGGCGATGCCGTCGTCGCGCAGCATGCCCAGGCTCGTGTCGCGCAGGGAGGAGGTGCCGTGCAGCACCAGCACCGGCCCCACCGCGGCGCTGATCTCGCGCGCGCGGTCGCCGTGGTAGCGGGCGGCGCCGGCGGTCACTCGGTGCTCGGTGCCGAGGTTGACGACAATCAGGTCAACCCCGGTCTCATCGAGGAAGCGGCGCGCCTGCTCCGCGGTCGTCAGCTTGCTCTTGACCGCGCCCGTGCCCGGCTCCGCGATCTCGTCTACCGCACCCTCGACCATCACCTGCGCCCCGACCTCCGCGACGAAGCGTTTGGTGCGAGCCATATTCTCGACCAGCGGCAGGGCCGAGCAGTCACACATCACGGAGGCGAAGAAGCCTCTCCCCGCGGCCAGCACATCACGGTCGGCCCCGGGTTGCGCGTGGTCGAGGTGAACCATCGCCCGCACCTGGGGATAGGGCCCGCCGGGGCGGCACAACCGCTCGAGGTCGTCGCGCAGGGCGAGCAGCCCCTCGTCGGCGGCGCCCAAAGAGGTGTAGTTGGCGAGCTGCTGGCGCTGCCCGTAGTTGGCGGTGGCGGCCAGCACCAGGGGCGGCTGGGAAAGGTTGTGCTCGCGCGCGACCTCGGCGACGGCGCGGAAGGCCGCCTCGGTGGTGTCGCGGTTTTCGGTGTTGAAGGCAGGCAGGCAGATTCGGCGCTGCTGCGCCTCGCGGTAGATGGCGCGCGCCTGACGGGCATCGGTGATCAGGGGCATGGGCGACCTCGCGTGGGATCGTGTCCTTGCCCACGATAGCACACGTGCGCCGGTTGGCACAAGGCGCGGGAACCCGAGGGCAATGCTGCGCGCGGCCAAGGGAGGATGCCCGACGCCGCGGAATCACTGCCAGCAGCACAGCGAGAGGAACCCCCCTAATGGACGATCCCTCGGGTCGTACAGGCGCAGCATGCTGCGCCTGTACCAGCCACCCGGTCTTGGCTGCGTGGAGCAGCGGCAAGGACGCGCTGTGGGCGCTGCACATCGCTCGGCAGGGGGACTTCGATGTCGCGGGCCTGCTGACGACTATCAGCGACCCCCACCGGCGTGTCTCCATGCACGGAGTGCGCGAGGAGCTGGTGCGCGCCCAAGCGCGGGCGCTCGGCCTGCCGCTGATCGAGGTGCGCATTCCCGCCCCGTGCACGGACGAGGCTTACAGCGCAGCGATGCGTGGCGCGCTCGAGCGGGCAAAGGGCGACGGCCTAACCGGCGTCGTCTTCGGCGACCTCCATCTGGCCGACGTGCGCGCTTACCGCGAGGAGCGCATGGCCCAGGTGGGGATGAGGTGTCACTTCCCCCTGTGGGGGCGCGACCCTGACGAGCTGGCGCGGGCGATGGTCGCCGGCGGAGTGCGGGCTTACATCACCTGCCTCGATCCGCGCAAGCTGCCGCGGGAGTTCGCCGGCCGCGCGTGGGACCGCGCATTCCTGGCGGCACTGCCAGCCGACATCGATGCGTGCGGGGAAAACGGGGAATTCCACACCTTCGCGTTCGATGGCCCCGGGTTCGAGCGGCCCATCGGCGTGCACCTGGGAGAGACGGTGGAGCGAGAGGGGTTCGTCTTCACCGACATCGTGCCGCGGTGAGAGGGCGTCTGCGGGCGGCGGGGGCTATGCCTGTTCGTCCTCGGAGGGGAAGTCGGGGGCATCGTCGGCGGGGCCGCCGGCAGCCGGCTCATCGTCCTCCACCACGACGTTGCCGGCTTCCATGACCGCGTCGCTGACCCACACCGGTGCGTCGCAGCGCAGGGCCAGAGCGATGGCGTCGCTGGGGCGCGAGTCAACGGTGACCGTGCGCCCGTTAATGGCCAGGTGAACCTTAGCATAATAGGTATCGTTGGAGACATCATCAACGACGATGCGCTCGACGCGGCCGCCCAAGCGCTGGATGACGGCGGCGCAGAGGTCATGGGTCATGGGGCGACGAAGCAGGGTGGCCGAGTGCTGCGGATCGAGTCTGATCCAGATCGCCGCCGCTTCGTAGGGGCCGATCCAGATGGGGAGGCTGCGTTGGCGTCCGTCCCGCAACAGCACCACGTCTCGGCCGCGGTGATCCTTGACCAGCCGCCAGACCTCGACCCGAACTTCGTCCACCATTCCCTCCTCCCCGGTGCGGGCCGGCAACCCAGGGGGTGGGTAACGCCCCTGCGGCCGCGCCCATGGTCGGCGCCTGCGGGCCGCCGCTTGCGTCGCGCGCGGGGGGCTATTTTCGGAACGCGACTCTGGCTATGGTTCCCCCGTTGCCGGCGATGGTAAACTCGCCGCCGAGGTCCTGGCTTACCAATCCCTCGACGATGCGCAGGCCCAGGTGAGCGTGATGCTGAAGGTTGAAGTCGCGGGGCAGGCCCACGCCGTCGTCGCTCACTTGCACCAGGATCTCGCCTCCGGTCGCCTCCTGCATGCCGATAGCGATGTTCCCGTGCTCGCGGCCGGTGAAGGCGTGCACCACCGCGTTGTAGACCAGTTCGTTCAGGACCGAAGCCAGGGAGGTCGCCTGGCGCGAGGGCAGGCGGACGCGCGCGCCGCTCACCTGGCCCGAGATCTTGAGGTGGGGATTGGGATTCTGGCGCAGGGCGTTGTCGAGCACGCGGCGACCGGCCTCCCTGACGTCAATCGAGCGCACATCTTCGTCGAGCAGCAGTTCGTGGACGACGGTGATGGCCTGGACGCGGGCGATGATCTCGCGCAGGGCCTCCTGCACGCGAGGCTCGTCAACTTGCGCTATATGGAGTTGGACAATGCCGATGATGCTCTGGAGGTTGTTCTTGATGCGGTGGTTGACTTCCTCCATCAGCAGGCGCATGGAGCGTGTCTGCTCGCGCGCCGCGGCGTAGAGGCGGGCGTTCTCGATAGCGACGCTGGCCTGGGCCGCAAGCGTGGTCAGCAGGCGCTCCTCGGCAACCGTGAACGGCCGTGCGGCGCCGCTGTAGGCGGTGAGGACGCCGAGCCGCTTGCCCTTAACGCTCAGGGGCACGCTGATCATGGAATGGAGGCCCTCGGCACGAGCGGCGTTGCGATGCCGGAAGCGGCCGTCGCGCGGCAGATTGGTGCTGGTCATGGCGACGCCCTTGAGCGCCACCATGCCAGGTATGCTCTCGCCGGCGTGCAAGCCGGCGTGGAGTTCGTGCTCGGCGGGCAGGCCGCAGGTGGCGACGGTCGTGAGGTGTTGGCCGCTGGCGTCAAGGAGCATGATCCCGGACGCCGGTACGCCCAGCAGCGACACGGCGGCGCGCGCCACGTGATCGAGCACCGGTTGCAGCTCGATGGTCGAGGTTACGGTCTTGGTGGCTTCGAGAATCCCCTCCAGCTCCCGTGCGTGCCCCACCACCGCCTGGTAGTGGCGCGCGTTCTGCAGCGCCAGCGCCGCCTCGTTGGCGTAGGCCGACAGCAGCGCCTCCTCGTGCTGACGGAAGATCCGCGGCACGCGGTCGGCGGCGAAGATGACGCCCAGCAGCTCCTGGCGGCCCTTGATCGGCGCGCAGATGACCGACGCCACATCGAGGCCGGCCACCAATGAATCGTGGGCGCGCCCCTCGGCCGCGACATCGCTGATGACCTTGATGCGCTGATCGGTCATCACCGACGCCGCGATGCAGTCGGGGCCCAGCGTGAACCCGCGCACGAAGCTCGCGGGCAGGCCGCGGTGACCGCCCTCGGGCAGCCGCAGCTCGCGGTTGTCGCCCAGGAGCGCTATCGCCGCCACCGGTGTCCGCAGGGCGCGCGCCACACTCTCGACCATGATCTCGATGATGGCAGTCTGGTCTAACGTCGAGGTCACCCCGGCGCTCGCCCGCGAGAGGTCGGCCAGCTCCGCCAGGCGCTGCTGGGTCTCGCTGAACAGGATCACGTTCTCGACGCCGACCGCCGCCTGGCGGCTGAACGAGGCCAGCAGTTGCCGCTCCTGGCGGCGCAGACCGCGCCTGCGGGTCAGAATACACAGCGTGCCCGCCATCCGTCCCCGCACCGACAGTGGGAAAACGTGCACCGCGCGGACGTGCTCGCGCAGCATGACCCGGCGCACGCCCTCGGTCGCAGCCTGGCTGCGGGCCGCCACCGTCACCGCTTCGCCGCGCTCGACGGCCAGGGCGGCGACCGGTTCGTAGGCTTGAGGATCGGCGGCCGCGCCGGCGTCTTCTCCGCGCGTGGCCACCGCGCGCGCAGCCAGGCCCGTACCGTTCTCCTTCATGAAAACGATTGCCGCGTCCGCCTCCACCAGCTCGGCGCCGCGATCGGCGATCACTTGCAGGAGCTCATGCATGTCCAGCGCGGCCGCCAGCGCGTCACCCAGGGCGACGATGGAGGCGTTGAGCCGCTGACCCAGGCGTCTGCTCTCCTCGTAGAGGTGTGCGTTCTGCACGGCGGCCACGATCTGGCCGCCGAGCGCCTCCAGCATTCGCACATCCTCGTCGCGAAATGCGCCCTGGTTGCGGCGCACCACCAGCAGGCCCAGTGCGCTCGAGCCGACACGCAGGGGCGCGGCTACCGCCCAGCCCTTGCCCCACGGCATGCCACGGCTGGCTTGCGGCGACATGATCGCCGTTTCGCCGCCCAAGACGAGGCCGAGCGGCCCGTCGCCCGCGCTGAAATCGAGGGATCCCGAGGGCCGTCCGCGGCCGTATGCGGCACGGAGCATGAAGCGAGTGCTGCCGGGCGCGCGCAGCCAGAGCAGCGCCGACGGTGCGCGCAGCAGGCGGGCGGCGCCTGCCGCAGCCACGGCGAACAGTCGCGGGGAGCTGATGTGAGACGAGAGCACGCGCTCGATCTCGTTGAGCACGGCCAGGGTTTGCGCGCGCTGCTCGGCCTCAGCCAGCAACTGAGCGTTCTCCATGGCGAGCGCGCCCTGCGATGCCAGCTCCCGCACCAGCGTGACCTCGCGCTCGCTCCAGTCCTGCCCCGCCAGCGGATCGAAAAGCTCCAGCAGCCCGAGGACGCGGTCGCCCACGCGCAGGGGCACGCTCATGGCGGCGTGCACCTGGAGTCTGGCCGCCGCGCGCCGGAGCCCGACGCTTGCGCCCTCCGCCACATCGGCGATAATGCGCGTACCGGTCGGCTCCAGCGCGCCCGACAGCGGCCGGCCGCTGCGTCGGATGTAGGCGTTGAGATCGCCGAGAGACAGCCGGTACGCGCCCCGGTAGCGCGGGGCGCCGTCATCCGGCACCGCCACCGCCGCCCGCTGCGCGCCGGCGAGGTGCGCCGCCGAGCGCGCGATAAGCGAGGGCAAGCGCCTGACGTTGCGTTCCGCTACCATCTCCTGGGCGAGATCGGAGACCGCCACCTGGTCCTCCGCCAGCCGGCTCAGATGAAGCGCTCGCTCCACGGTCAGGGTGCGCGAACCACCGTCGCGCCCCATCGCATCGTAGTTGGCGACCGTGTTGATGATCATGCCGTCGAACCACTCGGCGACCGTGCGCGTGGCCTCGTGCATGACCTCGCTGTCGAGTTCCGGCAACTCGCGCAGCGCCTGCCACAAGACGTGCTTGAAGCTGATAATGGCCTCCACCACGTCGGCGAGGGCGATCCCGCCGAGCGCGAGGCGGCGGGCGGTGAGGCGGGAAGTGCGGTGGAGCGGGCCGACATCGCCCGTGCGCATGGCGCGAAGGAGCAGAGCAACCCAGGTCCTGGCGTCGCGCCATAGCTGGCGCCGATTGTCCGTGGACACCAGGCCGTTGTCTCGCCGCTCGAGCTCGGCCTGCCACGCCGACGCCAGCGCGTCTCCCTCTTGCTCAATCAGGTTCGCGATTTGCCTGAACACTTGAATGGGCCTGCGAGTACCACCGCCAATGCCGCGCGCCCATCGCAGCCCCGGCGGGAGGGGCTCGATGCGCGACCTCGCGCCCGACGCCCGCGCGTCGGCAGCGCGCGCTTGCGCTCAGCCCCACGGGCGGCGCGACGAGCTTCTCTTACCGCACGCGGCCTGCGGTTTCCTGTCGCCGCGCTCGAACAAGGCGGCGGCGGTCATCGGCCGGGCTCGCCCGCCGCC encodes the following:
- a CDS encoding type II secretion system protein, producing MKWMIKHDQRRLSRRSGFTLPELLVAMLVMGILAWTVSLIYFSVLGVYNKNLWRLRPYDEATKAVERVAKEIREAMVIDTYGSQALIVIMPQKDASRDNVLVDSGSGLALSQGDWVAFYLSDQTGALDASGHYLWKAVKAQGTTTWVPRVMIADSIHPELNPTDPATGLPRPMFKYWPDEVRLYGVEMWITSVSEVRGELKPQTAHTECYLRNL
- a CDS encoding ATP-binding protein is translated as MDDPSGRTGAACCACTSHPVLAAWSSGKDALWALHIARQGDFDVAGLLTTISDPHRRVSMHGVREELVRAQARALGLPLIEVRIPAPCTDEAYSAAMRGALERAKGDGLTGVVFGDLHLADVRAYREERMAQVGMRCHFPLWGRDPDELARAMVAGGVRAYITCLDPRKLPREFAGRAWDRAFLAALPADIDACGENGEFHTFAFDGPGFERPIGVHLGETVEREGFVFTDIVPR
- the hxlB gene encoding 6-phospho-3-hexuloisomerase; translation: MADDGVIDGILEELRQALLPVGETELEALADAVATAAEVFVTGQGRSGLMGAAFATRLAQLGKRVHVVGSPTTTAAGRGAVLIACSGSGRTRSTVAHAQHARALGAQVWAVTGDSSSPLAAAADRVIAIPAAPSIQPGRSVFEQALLMLFDTVVLRLMVKLGQTAERMDARHANLE
- a CDS encoding prepilin-type N-terminal cleavage/methylation domain-containing protein, which translates into the protein MTDHRSAAVRRRRAAGFTLIEVLVAAMVLGIGLVGVSSMVYYGVLSHQKSANYTIAGQRAMQEMERIRDAGYLGAVVDYAHFPYPNYQIVDANTARFTVPELTGSQGTITINEDNEAQAVNPSTGAPYLNMKRVSVTVAWGGSQRLRGSYNLATLISNRP
- a CDS encoding NAD(+)/NADH kinase, with the translated sequence MDKIAIVASLRRRGAANVVREVAGWLEERGLEVRLQPPVAERLRRPELGRSEEELMEGASLALALGGDGTMLATARLAAPGGVPILGCNLGGFGFLTEVAESELMAALPRVLEGQCEVRDRMMVEGEVMRAGRPACRFLGLNDVVVTKGALSRVLRLEIEVAGEQLGVFSADGVGVATPAGSTAYSLSAGGPVVSPEVEALLVTPICAHTLSARPMVVPLHAEVSVSANPLQPGQDVTVTTDGQQGFALAAGDIVRVRKAPVAAHMVHVAGPSFFVKVRTKLGWAGRS
- the steA gene encoding putative cytokinetic ring protein SteA, with translation MQCIRGRARVDARTKHLALRLRPGEIAIIAHRDLDGSCAADLIARGVAAVVNAEPSITGRYPNLGPRALLNAGVPVLDSAGPEALQLIHEGDALEIVGGDVYRKGVRVCSGRTLTLEAVAERMEAAKSNVDRELRSFVENTLSYLGAEHGLLAEATQMPALDTPLSGRHVLVVVRGQGAREDLRIIRSYIRDMKPVLMGVDGGADVLLESGYVPDLIIGDMDSVSDRGLRCGAELVLHAYPDGRAPALERLRARGVAPKLFPCLGTSEDVAMLLAYEKGAELIIAVGAHFSLVDFLDKARGGMASTFLTRLKVGSVLVDAKGVSRLYRGAPSPGYLLAIMGVAVATIGTILWIAPEVRAYLEALWAKAVLALRS
- a CDS encoding bifunctional nuclease family protein gives rise to the protein MVDEVRVEVWRLVKDHRGRDVVLLRDGRQRSLPIWIGPYEAAAIWIRLDPQHSATLLRRPMTHDLCAAVIQRLGGRVERIVVDDVSNDTYYAKVHLAINGRTVTVDSRPSDAIALALRCDAPVWVSDAVMEAGNVVVEDDEPAAGGPADDAPDFPSEDEQA
- a CDS encoding PilX N-terminal domain-containing pilus assembly protein; translation: MMTLRRRARSDEGFALVSAMIFLVVLLIVGASLVQTSSQELQTASRVRKESRALNLAEAGIDYAAWKLYNAPTTALPTTWTRSDLPTGTFTVAATQYVGATGPVPNTVVLQSTGVSQGWNSQLKVVGRFLQNPGTNNPIFDNALFSDAELRVGGTADVKGSVHANANIKFNGSPKVDGDVSAVGSISEGGTVTGTRTPNAPQMPMPTIDLAYYRSIATTVINGNYNFNGSATLDGVTYIDGNCSINATFSGTGVIVCSGEVTVNGSARLESLETDELAIVAAGSVRINGNCRIEGYVYTHNLDIPAGFTGNGTADILGGVAADVINVNGTLLLEYREPTLPLPGDSSAPPQFASISWRRVR
- a CDS encoding GAF domain-containing protein, with protein sequence MFRQIANLIEQEGDALASAWQAELERRDNGLVSTDNRRQLWRDARTWVALLLRAMRTGDVGPLHRTSRLTARRLALGGIALADVVEAIISFKHVLWQALRELPELDSEVMHEATRTVAEWFDGMIINTVANYDAMGRDGGSRTLTVERALHLSRLAEDQVAVSDLAQEMVAERNVRRLPSLIARSAAHLAGAQRAAVAVPDDGAPRYRGAYRLSLGDLNAYIRRSGRPLSGALEPTGTRIIADVAEGASVGLRRAAARLQVHAAMSVPLRVGDRVLGLLELFDPLAGQDWSEREVTLVRELASQGALAMENAQLLAEAEQRAQTLAVLNEIERVLSSHISSPRLFAVAAAGAARLLRAPSALLWLRAPGSTRFMLRAAYGRGRPSGSLDFSAGDGPLGLVLGGETAIMSPQASRGMPWGKGWAVAAPLRVGSSALGLLVVRRNQGAFRDEDVRMLEALGGQIVAAVQNAHLYEESRRLGQRLNASIVALGDALAAALDMHELLQVIADRGAELVEADAAIVFMKENGTGLAARAVATRGEDAGAAADPQAYEPVAALAVERGEAVTVAARSQAATEGVRRVMLREHVRAVHVFPLSVRGRMAGTLCILTRRRGLRRQERQLLASFSRQAAVGVENVILFSETQQRLAELADLSRASAGVTSTLDQTAIIEIMVESVARALRTPVAAIALLGDNRELRLPEGGHRGLPASFVRGFTLGPDCIAASVMTDQRIKVISDVAAEGRAHDSLVAGLDVASVICAPIKGRQELLGVIFAADRVPRIFRQHEEALLSAYANEAALALQNARHYQAVVGHARELEGILEATKTVTSTIELQPVLDHVARAAVSLLGVPASGIMLLDASGQHLTTVATCGLPAEHELHAGLHAGESIPGMVALKGVAMTSTNLPRDGRFRHRNAARAEGLHSMISVPLSVKGKRLGVLTAYSGAARPFTVAEERLLTTLAAQASVAIENARLYAAAREQTRSMRLLMEEVNHRIKNNLQSIIGIVQLHIAQVDEPRVQEALREIIARVQAITVVHELLLDEDVRSIDVREAGRRVLDNALRQNPNPHLKISGQVSGARVRLPSRQATSLASVLNELVYNAVVHAFTGREHGNIAIGMQEATGGEILVQVSDDGVGLPRDFNLQHHAHLGLRIVEGLVSQDLGGEFTIAGNGGTIARVAFRK
- a CDS encoding class II fructose-bisphosphate aldolase; translated protein: MPLITDARQARAIYREAQQRRICLPAFNTENRDTTEAAFRAVAEVAREHNLSQPPLVLAATANYGQRQQLANYTSLGAADEGLLALRDDLERLCRPGGPYPQVRAMVHLDHAQPGADRDVLAAGRGFFASVMCDCSALPLVENMARTKRFVAEVGAQVMVEGAVDEIAEPGTGAVKSKLTTAEQARRFLDETGVDLIVVNLGTEHRVTAGAARYHGDRAREISAAVGPVLVLHGTSSLRDTSLGMLRDDGIAKVNIWTRLEHVAAVAMAQDLLANLGGVLSADDMQALVEQGVLTADFASRQGQRAPGLDYIANSHRRDEVCVPAMVAVMKRCLLDCGYADFGRAA